A segment of the Entelurus aequoreus isolate RoL-2023_Sb linkage group LG23, RoL_Eaeq_v1.1, whole genome shotgun sequence genome:
atcccagtaaaaaaaaacaaaaaactttataaacaagttgtgacaacgttcacgacacatcacctgctgcatgtttcctcacctcattaactctcagtcacagcagctgatggacaatgtattgagaaaataaaagcaacatcaaatagttttttcgttcgctgtatacttttagtgtgggaacaagtgtctccaatattgtccacacctgtctccatctaaacacagcagtgcgctcttaaacacacgacgggaagcgagggaaaattacattaacccaagcgcttggctccgtttactccgagggcaaATCACCGTACCAAAGTCTGTGTAgcttgtccgccatgattatcaagccaaacaacgCTAGTGCACATGtgcctgactttgtgttgcctaaaatcTATTAATAAATGACAATTTGCTGTAATTGAAACCATTTACGTACCACTTACCATCGGGAAATTCCCAAAGTCGTGtggacatatgtgtatatatatatacatatatgtatatatatatactgtatatttatgtatatatgttcagtttaacagtccagttgtgattgattgaatgtcctgagaatTATACTGGACATTATTTTGTAATTGCCACaaaataacatgtagtattttgttaatttcttgccaaagatatttttattttatagataTTTTCAAAGCAGAATATTGTCCTTAGGGCCCTCTGGCACCTCATGGGGGACCCGTAAAATCTGTGCCTCTTAatacctcactgttggctttgtacgCTCATGTTACTTCTCAACTAGTCAAAGTTGATGCTAATCGACCTGTTTCTTCTCCTTTTTACTGAATGTCAAAGCAAAAGTGAGTCCACAAATAACCGAATCGTAAAGCAGAATCGAAAATGAAATCTGAATTGGTAAAATCTTATCTATTTCGATCCCagcatgtgtttgtcttcttgtgtcctgcagacgtctgtgaaaaaTATCGTCCACCTGAGCAGCAGGAGGGGTCCTCCAGTATGGAGCAGAAGAGGTCACAGAACCTCCACGTGAAagaagaggagccacagcccccccactTTAAAGATGAAGAGGAAGAGTCACAGACTCCTCACATTGAGAATATACAGTCCCTTCACGTAAAAGAGGAACCGGAGGATCCGCAGCCCTCCTACGTCAAAGAGGAAGAAAAACAGCTGCTGTCCCCCCACTTCATAGAGGAAGACAAGAGACACCTCATcagtgtgaagagtgaagatgatgaggtcaaaggtgagagtgaggagaagagagaggcggagcctccaagcagcagctcaactcaacacatgacaacagaagctgatggagaccactgtggaggatcacaagcagacaagctcttagctccactatcagatagtgaggacacaacgtcacactctcctgacactgatgatgaacactctaaagatgataagacatgtcacactgacaacacacacttcacatgttctctctgtgacaaaacttttaaatcTCCTAGTAaattgaaaatacacatgagaacacacactggagaaaaacctttttcctgctcagaatgtggtaaaagttttacagTAAGTCAaactttaaaagtacacatgagaacacacactggagaaaaacctttttcctgctcagaatgtggtaaaagttttgtaagaaatggaaatttgaaatcacacatgagaacacacactggagaaaaacctttttcctgctcagaatgtggtaaaagttttgcagtaaatcaaagtttaaaagaacacatgagaatacacactggtgaaaaacctttttcgtgTTCAGTCTGCGGTAAAAATTTTACTCACAGTTCcaatttcaaagcacacatgagaaaacacacaggagaaaaacatttttcctgctcagaatgtggtaaaagttttgcagtaaatcaaagtttaaaagaacacatgagaatacacactggtgaaaaacctttttcgtgTTCAGTCTGCGGTAAAAATTTTACTCACAGTTCcaatttcaaagcacacatgagaaaacacactggagaaaaacatttttcctgctcagaatgtggtaaaagttttacagTAAGTAaaagtttaaaagtacacatgagaacacacactggagaaaaaccttttacctgctcagaatgtggtaaaagttttgcagtaaatcaaagtttaaaagaacacatgacaacacacactggagaaaaacctttttcgtgttcaatctgcggtaaagattttactcacaggcccaatttcaaagcacacatgagaatacacacaggagaaaaacctttttcctgctcagaatgtggtaaaagttttgcagtaaatcaaagtttaaaagaacacatgagaatacacactggtgaaaaacctttttcgtgttcagtctgcggtaaagattttactcacagttccaatttcaaagcacacatgagaaaacacacaggagaaaaacctttttcctgctcagaatgtggtaaaagttttgcagtaaatcaaagtttaaaagaacacatgagaatacacactggtgaaaaacctttttcgtgttcagtctgcggtaaagattttactcacagTTCCAGTTTCAacgcacacatgagaatacacactggagaaaaacctttttcctgctcagaatgtggtaaaagttttgtaaaaaatgtaagtttaaaagcacacatgagaacacacactggtgaaaaaccatactcctgttcaagctgcaacaaaagcttcCGTTACCTAAACACTCTtacagcacacatgagaacacacacaggagagaaagtgttgagttgcagtgtgtgtggtgaaagattctcttctaagtaccagtgtaagagacacaagtgtgctggtgagaacagcagcagtaaatgaagatgcaggatttaaaatcaactttctaacaacatcagcacatataacatgtgtgacatcattgttgtgtgtgtaacacaatcttgttaatatgattctaacatttatagattagacacttcagattagtgcttttatttcagtcaagtacatgagttaatatacacatttgtgtactttaaaatgaacagaacaatttgactgaaaaggtgagaataaacagtacataaaatatgttacatacaataaacattttaagtgTAGATATTCATAGTTCACTTTTatacttattcataatagtgttttatttatgttttttgaaataatgaagggttacatattttattttctaattgtagATGATTCCATAGATTAACACCTTTATATgatgtacatatttgttttacatgtgttcatacctttgctttttagtacacataaatccctcttagttcatatttactggttcacatctgaaacatcttctggaccacttctggaagcatattattatttacttcataCATCATTTGAACAGTTGTGTTTTACACAagatcatttacttttaaaatgtgtgactttatgaatcatttgttgggtctctataatccattctattaattatctttattactctcttgtgtaatatgaatattgttttgtgattgttttatatgtatgtccccagacctttatgcaataaacaatgtatgcttcaactaaagttgggtacaataaatgtagttaatatctgtgggtatgtattttattctatttattatcatagtcaattttttaaatgttttctttatatGACTTACACGTAGTTTCCAGGTTACTTCATCATCTAGACTAACTCAGCCTGGAGGATGTGTGTAATGTTGAGATGTATTGGAGATGACTTGGTTTGTTTGGATGTTGTCAACCTGTCAATTGTCAGATCTCGCAAGAGAAACAAGCAACCAGTTAGGTTGGGTTgatatcagcatacttcagtcatcaacaattataccaTCTGAAAaaaggacattgtaacagtgtaggtctgacttggtaggatatgtacagcgagcagtgaacattagtgagctcagaaagcataagaacaagtatatacatttgattatttacaattccGGGGAGGTggtatgtggtggggggagggtgttaggctAGGGTTTTAGCTgcttggaggtgttcttttagtgaggttttgaaggaggatagagattgactttcttttacacctgttgggagtgcattccatattgatgtggcataga
Coding sequences within it:
- the LOC133640591 gene encoding oocyte zinc finger protein XlCOF6-like — its product is MCERTIAEYKEELSRTKEENKRLRQLLEAVFKKPQVVLHRTDVCEKYRPPEQQEGSSSMEQKRSQNLHVKEEEPQPPHFKDEEEESQTPHIENIQSLHVKEEPEDPQPSYVKEEEKQLLSPHFIEEDKRHLISVKSEDDEVKGESEEKREAEPPSSSSTQHMTTEADGDHCGGSQADKLLAPLSDSEDTTSHSPDTDDEHSKDDKTCHTDNTHFTCSLCDKTFKSPSKLKIHMRTHTGEKPFSCSECGKSFTVSQTLKVHMRTHTGEKPFSCSECGKSFVRNGNLKSHMRTHTGEKPFSCSECGKSFAVNQSLKEHMRIHTGEKPFSCSVCGKNFTHSSNFKAHMRKHTGEKHFSCSECGKSFAVNQSLKEHMRIHTGEKPFSCSVCGKNFTHSSNFKAHMRKHTGEKHFSCSECGKSFTVSKSLKVHMRTHTGEKPFTCSECGKSFAVNQSLKEHMTTHTGEKPFSCSICGKDFTHRPNFKAHMRIHTGEKPFSCSECGKSFAVNQSLKEHMRIHTGEKPFSCSVCGKDFTHSSNFKAHMRKHTGEKPFSCSECGKSFAVNQSLKEHMRIHTGEKPFSCSVCGKDFTHSSSFNAHMRIHTGEKPFSCSECGKSFVKNVSLKAHMRTHTGEKPYSCSSCNKSFRYLNTLTAHMRTHTGEKVLSCSVCGERFSSKYQCKRHKCAGENSSSK